The Synechococcales cyanobacterium T60_A2020_003 genome contains a region encoding:
- the glgX gene encoding glycogen debranching protein GlgX produces the protein MGANVLPGRSFPLGATPSVDGVNFSIFSAHCDAIELLLFDHPEDAKPSRTIAFDPKYNKTIHYWHMFVPGIKTGQLYGYRVYGPFDPSKGLRFDSSKVLLDPYAKAIVGWETYDREAAIYPGDNCAHALKGVVVDPSTYNWEDDIPLQIPFRKSVIYELHVGGFTRHPNSGIAPEKRGTYAGLIEKIPYLQDLGITAVELLPIHQFDEQDVQPGLINYWGYSTLSFFAPHHTYSYRKDPFGPIDEFRDLVKALHKAGIEVILDVVFNHTAEGNHEGPTLSFRGLDNSTYYFLDDDDPSLYSNYSGCGNALKANHPVVGSLILNSLRYWAAEMHVDGFRFDLAAILARNVKGHPMDDHSPILWAIDIDPMLIESKVIAEAWDAAGYYAVGEFIERSDRFAEWNGPFRDDVRRFIKGDTNMVGTLAARILGSPDIYQKHNFATDRSINFVTCHDGFTLNDLVSYNEKHNEANGEDNRDGANDNYSWNCGVEGETDDPAINELRLRQIKNFFTVLFMSQGTPMILMGDEIRRTQGGNNNAYCQDNELSWFDWSLLEKNQGLHRFVKEIIFLIQHLEIFQVNELLEVSYATHKPHLVWHGVKLGHPDWGENSHSLAFSLRHPDAKEHLYVIFNAYWQALEFELPLLGKGEQWYGIVDTSKPSPDDFRPLRTASVLTQDSYWVGGRSAVVLMASTTTARKRSPQHRKRASRKGSTKAKATPPI, from the coding sequence CAGGTCGCAGTTTTCCCCTGGGAGCAACCCCCTCCGTAGATGGGGTTAACTTCTCCATCTTTTCGGCGCATTGCGACGCCATTGAGCTATTGCTGTTTGATCATCCAGAGGATGCTAAGCCGAGTCGCACCATTGCCTTTGATCCCAAGTACAACAAAACGATTCATTACTGGCACATGTTTGTGCCGGGTATCAAAACCGGACAACTGTATGGATATCGGGTGTATGGCCCTTTTGATCCATCCAAGGGATTGCGATTCGACAGCAGCAAGGTACTCCTTGATCCCTATGCAAAGGCGATCGTCGGATGGGAGACCTACGATCGCGAAGCAGCCATCTATCCGGGTGATAACTGCGCCCATGCTCTAAAAGGTGTGGTTGTTGATCCGTCTACTTACAACTGGGAAGATGATATTCCGCTGCAAATTCCCTTCCGGAAAAGCGTCATTTATGAACTCCATGTCGGGGGCTTTACGCGCCACCCCAATTCGGGCATCGCGCCAGAGAAACGGGGAACCTATGCTGGCCTCATCGAGAAAATTCCCTATCTCCAAGACTTGGGGATAACCGCTGTTGAACTGTTACCCATCCATCAGTTTGACGAACAAGATGTCCAACCGGGACTGATTAACTATTGGGGATACAGCACCCTCTCGTTCTTTGCCCCTCACCACACCTATAGCTATCGCAAAGATCCCTTTGGCCCAATTGATGAATTTCGGGATTTGGTCAAAGCGCTGCATAAAGCGGGGATTGAGGTGATTCTTGATGTTGTGTTTAACCACACCGCAGAGGGCAATCATGAAGGGCCAACGCTCTCGTTTAGGGGTTTAGATAACTCCACCTACTATTTTTTAGACGACGATGATCCCTCTCTCTATAGTAACTATTCGGGATGTGGCAATGCCCTGAAAGCCAATCATCCGGTGGTGGGTAGCCTTATTTTGAATAGCCTCCGCTATTGGGCTGCCGAGATGCATGTGGATGGCTTCCGGTTTGACCTAGCCGCAATTTTGGCACGCAATGTAAAAGGTCACCCCATGGACGATCACTCCCCGATTCTGTGGGCCATTGACATCGACCCCATGCTGATCGAGTCTAAGGTGATTGCCGAAGCCTGGGATGCGGCCGGATATTATGCCGTGGGTGAGTTTATCGAACGGAGCGATCGCTTTGCAGAGTGGAATGGCCCCTTCCGGGACGACGTGCGCCGCTTTATCAAAGGTGACACGAACATGGTAGGTACGCTTGCGGCCCGGATCTTAGGCAGTCCTGACATCTACCAGAAACACAACTTTGCCACCGATCGCAGTATTAACTTTGTCACCTGCCATGACGGTTTTACGCTCAACGACCTGGTCTCCTATAACGAAAAGCATAACGAGGCCAACGGCGAAGACAATCGAGACGGAGCCAACGACAACTATAGCTGGAACTGTGGTGTAGAAGGCGAGACCGACGATCCGGCAATTAATGAACTGCGGCTGCGGCAAATTAAAAACTTCTTTACGGTGCTGTTCATGTCCCAGGGCACACCGATGATCTTGATGGGGGATGAAATCCGGCGCACGCAAGGCGGCAACAATAACGCCTATTGTCAGGATAATGAGCTGAGCTGGTTTGACTGGAGCTTGCTGGAAAAAAATCAGGGCTTACATCGCTTTGTTAAAGAGATCATTTTCTTGATCCAACATCTAGAGATTTTTCAAGTCAATGAACTCTTGGAGGTTAGCTATGCGACGCATAAACCGCATCTCGTTTGGCATGGCGTTAAATTAGGCCATCCAGACTGGGGTGAGAATAGCCACAGTCTCGCTTTCTCGTTGCGTCATCCAGACGCGAAAGAGCATCTGTACGTTATTTTTAATGCCTATTGGCAAGCGTTGGAGTTTGAATTACCGTTGTTGGGTAAGGGTGAACAGTGGTACGGCATTGTGGATACCTCTAAGCCCAGCCCCGATGATTTTCGTCCGTTGAGAACAGCGTCTGTTCTTACTCAAGATAGCTATTGGGTTGGGGGACGCTCAGCCGTTGTGCTGATGGCCTCTACAACGACGGCTCGGAAGCGATCGCCCCAACACCGTAAACGGGCTAGCCGTAAAGGTAGCACTAAGGCAAAAGCTACTCCTCCGATATAA